A genome region from Hydrogenoanaerobacterium saccharovorans includes the following:
- the rimO gene encoding 30S ribosomal protein S12 methylthiotransferase RimO: MSIKVGMVSLGCTKNQVDAEIMLSLITKHGYELCSDAKKCDVVIINTCGFIEDAKRESIENILEFVGLKQKGKVKVVVVTGCLAERYQMEVAKEIPEADVVLGIGSNNQIAQAIEKAMQGQKVYDFADKNKVMLSGERVMTTAPYTAYLKVAEGCDNRCTYCAIPIIRGGFRSRPMEDIIAEAKTLAANGVKELNVIAQDTTRYGKDLYGKLMLPELLDKLCEIDGVHWIRILYGYPDTITDELLDTMARQPKICKYIDIPLQHASGNILKRMNRRFDRESLTALMNHVREKMNDVTLRTTFITGFPGETEQDFEDLCTFIKEVQFDRLGCFPYSAEDGTPAAEFDGQLDDEVKRRRADVIMEEQMGIMEARNRKKIDKTLEALVEGFDKQNKLYYGRTAADAPDIDGKVYFTSEQKLHEGDFVKVTIEDVMEYDLIGRVQEAI, translated from the coding sequence ATGTCAATAAAAGTAGGAATGGTGTCGCTAGGTTGCACCAAAAACCAAGTGGATGCAGAGATTATGCTTTCGCTCATCACAAAGCATGGCTACGAGCTGTGTTCGGACGCAAAAAAATGTGACGTAGTTATCATCAACACCTGCGGGTTTATTGAAGATGCGAAACGCGAATCGATTGAGAATATTTTGGAGTTTGTAGGGCTCAAGCAAAAGGGCAAGGTAAAAGTGGTTGTAGTAACAGGCTGCCTTGCCGAACGCTACCAAATGGAAGTAGCCAAAGAGATACCCGAGGCAGATGTTGTTTTGGGTATCGGCTCAAACAATCAGATTGCCCAAGCCATTGAAAAAGCAATGCAAGGGCAAAAGGTATACGACTTTGCCGATAAAAACAAGGTGATGCTGAGCGGCGAACGCGTAATGACGACTGCACCCTACACCGCTTACCTCAAAGTGGCAGAGGGGTGCGACAACCGATGTACCTACTGCGCCATACCCATTATCCGCGGCGGCTTTCGCAGCAGGCCGATGGAAGATATTATTGCAGAGGCAAAAACGCTTGCTGCAAACGGTGTAAAAGAGCTGAATGTTATCGCGCAGGACACCACACGATACGGCAAAGATTTGTACGGAAAGCTGATGCTGCCCGAATTGCTCGACAAACTTTGCGAGATTGATGGTGTACACTGGATTCGTATCCTGTACGGATACCCCGATACCATTACCGATGAGCTGCTGGACACAATGGCTCGCCAACCCAAAATTTGCAAATACATTGATATTCCGCTGCAGCATGCCAGCGGCAACATTTTAAAGCGGATGAACCGCCGTTTTGACCGTGAATCTCTTACCGCTTTAATGAACCATGTGCGCGAAAAAATGAACGATGTTACCCTGCGCACTACGTTTATCACCGGGTTCCCCGGCGAAACCGAACAAGATTTTGAAGACCTATGTACTTTTATCAAAGAGGTTCAGTTCGACCGCCTGGGTTGCTTCCCTTACTCGGCAGAAGACGGTACCCCTGCCGCCGAGTTTGACGGACAGCTTGACGATGAGGTGAAACGCCGCCGTGCCGACGTGATTATGGAAGAGCAAATGGGCATTATGGAGGCCCGCAACCGTAAAAAAATTGACAAAACCCTTGAAGCTTTGGTGGAAGGGTTTGATAAACAAAATAAGCTTTACTACGGCAGAACCGCCGCCGATGCCCCGGATATTGACGGCAAAGTGTATTTTACAAGCGAGCAGAAGCTGCATGAGGGCGATTTTGTGAAAGTTACTATCGAAGACGTCATGGAATACGATCTTATTGGCAGGGTGCAGGAGGCGATATAA
- the pgsA gene encoding CDP-diacylglycerol--glycerol-3-phosphate 3-phosphatidyltransferase, with amino-acid sequence MNLPNKLTVLRMALVPVFLVFMLMDGMAHNYLWALFVFVIASLTDLLDGKIARKQGLVTDFGKFMDPLADKILVMAGMICFVELGYAPAFVIVIILAREFLVTSLRLIAAGRGIVIAADKWGKYKTVCQMVWIIYTILVLWLLMNSGLVGAWDQGLWVALRIPSDVLMWLSVILTVISGTNYVWKNRSCISDMK; translated from the coding sequence TTGAATTTACCAAATAAACTCACGGTATTGCGTATGGCGCTGGTTCCGGTGTTTCTGGTGTTCATGTTAATGGATGGAATGGCGCATAACTATTTATGGGCGTTGTTTGTTTTTGTAATAGCATCGCTCACCGATTTGCTTGATGGTAAAATTGCGCGTAAACAGGGGCTTGTAACCGATTTTGGCAAGTTTATGGACCCGCTTGCAGATAAAATTTTGGTTATGGCTGGTATGATTTGCTTTGTAGAACTGGGTTATGCCCCCGCATTTGTAATTGTAATTATTCTTGCGCGCGAATTTTTGGTTACTTCTCTGCGCTTGATTGCCGCAGGCAGAGGTATCGTAATAGCTGCAGACAAATGGGGCAAATACAAAACAGTATGCCAAATGGTTTGGATTATTTACACCATTTTAGTTTTGTGGCTACTGATGAACTCGGGCTTGGTTGGCGCATGGGACCAGGGCTTGTGGGTGGCGCTGCGCATACCATCGGATGTGTTGATGTGGCTTTCGGTAATACTTACAGTCATTTCCGGCACGAACTATGTGTGGAAAAACCGCAGCTGTATCAGCGATATGAAATAA
- the recA gene encoding recombinase RecA, translating to MAVDKQKALETALSQIEKQFGKGAVMKLGQNSTLNVEAISTGSISLDIALGIGGVPRGRIVEIYGPESSGKTTVALHIIAEAQKNGGEVAFIDVEHALDPVYAKALGVDIDSLLVSQPDTGEQALEITEALVRSGAIDAIVIDSVAAMVPRAEIEGEMGDAHVGLQARLMSQALRKLTGVISKSNCVALFINQLREKVGVTYGNPEVTPGGRALKFYSSVRLDIRRIEQLKNGTEGIGNRTRVKVVKNKVAPPFREAEFDIMYGTGISKEGEILDLAVKLDIINKSGAWFSCGEIRLGQGRDNAKEYMKANPEFTAGIDKQIRARAGELVMVRGNSKSSKKAAKQVDLDVEVEDEE from the coding sequence ATGGCAGTGGATAAACAAAAAGCACTGGAGACGGCACTCAGCCAGATTGAAAAACAATTCGGCAAGGGCGCAGTGATGAAGTTGGGGCAAAACTCAACGCTGAATGTGGAGGCAATCTCTACAGGCTCTATATCGCTGGATATTGCATTGGGCATTGGCGGAGTCCCGCGCGGCAGAATTGTAGAAATTTATGGGCCGGAAAGCTCGGGTAAAACCACGGTTGCGCTGCATATTATTGCAGAGGCACAAAAAAACGGCGGCGAAGTTGCGTTTATTGACGTGGAACATGCGCTTGACCCTGTTTATGCAAAAGCACTGGGCGTAGATATTGATTCGCTGTTGGTTTCGCAGCCCGACACAGGCGAGCAGGCACTTGAAATAACCGAGGCATTGGTGCGCTCGGGTGCAATTGATGCAATTGTAATCGACTCGGTTGCAGCTATGGTGCCGCGTGCAGAGATTGAGGGCGAAATGGGCGACGCGCATGTGGGCTTGCAGGCGCGTTTGATGTCGCAGGCACTGCGTAAACTTACCGGTGTCATCTCTAAATCCAACTGCGTTGCATTGTTTATCAATCAGCTGCGCGAAAAGGTGGGCGTTACCTACGGCAACCCCGAGGTTACCCCCGGCGGGCGGGCGCTCAAATTCTACTCGTCAGTGCGTTTGGATATCCGACGTATTGAGCAGTTGAAAAACGGCACAGAGGGCATTGGTAACCGCACACGTGTCAAAGTAGTCAAAAACAAAGTGGCTCCTCCGTTTCGCGAAGCAGAATTTGATATTATGTACGGTACGGGTATTTCAAAAGAGGGCGAAATTCTCGACCTTGCTGTAAAACTGGATATTATCAATAAAAGCGGTGCTTGGTTTAGCTGCGGTGAAATAAGGCTGGGGCAAGGCCGCGACAATGCCAAGGAATACATGAAGGCGAACCCCGAGTTTACAGCCGGAATCGATAAACAAATCCGCGCAAGGGCGGGTGAATTGGTAATGGTTCGCGGCAATTCAAAGTCAAGCAAAAAGGCGGCAAAGCAGGTAGACCTTGACGTGGAAGTTGAAGATGAAGAATAA
- the asnA gene encoding aspartate--ammonia ligase codes for MSTQNLMIPQVYPAKLDIMETEKAIKLVKDTFETELAAVLELTRVSAPLYVRPESGLNDDLNGVERPVQFDIKDIGADVAIVHSLAKWKRMALKRYGFKPETGLYTDMNAIRRDEELDNLHSVYVDQWDWEKVILDEDRTLHFLKHTVREILSAIVATQKILCARFEQLDCFITKDVHFVSSQELEDLYPDLTPKERENEICKRYGVVFITQIGGKLRSGKPHDGRAPDYDDWDLNGDLLIWYPVLNRAIELSSMGIRVDAAALNRQLTLAGCENRRELPFHKMLLNNELPLTMGGGIGQSRLCMVLLQKAHIGEVQASVWPDDMMGACEANGIHLL; via the coding sequence GTGTCAACTCAAAATCTTATGATTCCGCAGGTATACCCTGCAAAGCTTGATATTATGGAAACGGAAAAAGCCATCAAGCTGGTGAAGGATACCTTTGAAACCGAACTAGCTGCTGTGCTAGAGCTTACCCGCGTATCCGCACCGCTGTATGTGCGCCCCGAATCAGGGCTGAACGACGACCTTAACGGCGTGGAGCGCCCCGTTCAATTCGATATTAAAGATATCGGCGCCGATGTTGCTATCGTACACAGCCTTGCCAAATGGAAGCGTATGGCGCTGAAACGGTACGGCTTTAAACCCGAAACGGGCTTATATACCGATATGAACGCCATCCGCCGTGACGAAGAACTCGACAACTTGCACTCGGTGTATGTAGACCAGTGGGACTGGGAAAAAGTGATTTTGGATGAGGACAGAACCTTGCATTTTCTCAAACACACTGTACGCGAGATACTGTCTGCGATTGTTGCCACACAAAAAATACTCTGCGCCCGTTTTGAACAACTCGACTGCTTTATTACAAAAGATGTACACTTTGTCAGCTCGCAGGAGCTGGAGGATCTGTACCCCGACCTGACCCCGAAAGAGCGCGAGAACGAAATTTGCAAACGATACGGTGTTGTTTTTATCACCCAAATTGGCGGCAAACTGCGCAGCGGCAAACCACACGACGGCAGAGCCCCCGACTACGATGACTGGGACCTCAACGGTGACCTGCTGATTTGGTACCCCGTACTCAACCGCGCAATCGAACTTTCCTCCATGGGTATCCGTGTAGATGCAGCTGCACTCAACCGTCAGCTTACTTTGGCGGGGTGCGAAAACCGCCGCGAGCTGCCGTTTCATAAAATGCTTTTAAACAACGAGCTTCCGCTCACTATGGGCGGCGGTATCGGTCAATCGCGCCTTTGCATGGTGCTTTTGCAAAAAGCACACATCGGCGAGGTACAGGCATCTGTTTGGCCGGACGATATGATGGGTGCCTGCGAGGCAAACGGTATCCATCTGCTGTAA
- a CDS encoding regulatory protein RecX has protein sequence MLITAIEKRKGTRSAVYVDGEYAMMLDAEIIFNAGLKAGREIDQNALFELQKQSDLRRTRERALYLLGYKSHTKKELTDKLAKTSDEDTAAEIAGRMEELGLVNDADYAERYARQLANSKGYGMSRIRQQLYKKGIDRELIDDTLEQLAQTVDVDEKISELIERKYQRYLGTKKGVDKTINALIRLGYRYDDIRRVLNTFDTPQEYDYDE, from the coding sequence ATGCTGATTACCGCGATTGAAAAGCGAAAAGGCACGCGTAGCGCCGTATATGTAGACGGCGAATACGCGATGATGCTTGACGCTGAGATTATATTTAATGCCGGGCTGAAGGCGGGCAGAGAGATTGACCAAAACGCACTATTTGAACTGCAAAAGCAGAGCGACCTGCGCCGTACCCGTGAACGCGCCCTGTATTTGCTCGGCTACAAAAGCCACACAAAAAAAGAGCTGACCGACAAGCTCGCCAAAACTTCGGACGAAGATACCGCCGCCGAAATAGCGGGGCGAATGGAGGAACTGGGGCTTGTAAACGATGCCGATTATGCCGAACGCTATGCAAGACAGCTTGCCAACAGCAAAGGTTATGGGATGTCGCGCATCCGGCAGCAGCTTTATAAAAAAGGCATTGACAGAGAGCTGATTGACGATACACTGGAGCAGCTCGCGCAAACAGTTGATGTTGACGAAAAAATAAGCGAACTGATTGAGCGAAAATATCAGCGGTATTTGGGGACAAAAAAGGGTGTGGATAAAACAATCAACGCACTGATTCGCCTTGGGTACCGTTATGATGACATCCGCCGTGTACTGAATACGTTTGATACACCGCAGGAATACGACTACGATGAATAA
- the cysS gene encoding cysteine--tRNA ligase, translating into MKVYNTLTRQKEELIPITPGEIKMYACGPTVYNYIHIGNARPICVFDVLRRYLEYRGNKVTFVQNFTDIDDKLIKKANEEGITVAEVAARYIEEYKIDATGLGVREATYHPKATENVDEIIHIVEQLVEKGFAYAKNGDVYFRTKKDPGYGKLSHMPLEELDAGNRIDVSEQKEDAMDFVLWKAAKPGEPAWESPWGMGRPGWHIECTAMIRKYLGETIDIHCGGQDLIFPHHENEIAQAECCSGKDYVHYWMHNGYINVDNRKMSKSLNNFFTTRDVANKFGYEPIKFMMLQAHYRSPINYSIEVIEQCQAALARLHTCRDNLDFALKNAIDTVGEDEAELKKQLEARREQFITAMDDDLNTADGIAALFDMARDINTVIAEPRSKDYLEFAAALFDELTDVLGLLYNRKNQSIDAEVEALIEQRQEARKNKDFKTADEIRDKLKDMGVVLEDTPQGVKWSLAK; encoded by the coding sequence ATGAAAGTATACAATACGCTCACGAGACAAAAAGAAGAACTTATCCCCATAACACCGGGTGAAATTAAAATGTATGCCTGCGGGCCTACTGTTTATAATTATATCCATATTGGCAACGCACGCCCTATTTGTGTGTTTGATGTTCTGCGCCGCTACCTTGAATATCGCGGCAATAAGGTTACCTTTGTGCAGAATTTTACCGACATTGATGATAAACTCATCAAAAAAGCAAATGAAGAGGGTATCACCGTTGCAGAGGTTGCGGCACGTTACATCGAAGAATATAAAATCGATGCAACAGGTTTGGGTGTGCGCGAAGCTACCTATCACCCCAAAGCGACTGAAAATGTGGACGAAATTATTCATATTGTTGAGCAGTTGGTGGAAAAGGGCTTTGCCTACGCAAAAAATGGCGATGTATACTTCCGCACAAAGAAAGACCCCGGTTACGGCAAGCTGTCGCATATGCCGCTGGAGGAACTGGATGCAGGCAACCGTATTGACGTAAGCGAGCAAAAAGAGGATGCAATGGACTTTGTGCTATGGAAAGCGGCAAAGCCGGGTGAACCCGCATGGGAATCCCCTTGGGGAATGGGTCGCCCCGGATGGCATATTGAATGTACCGCAATGATACGCAAATATCTGGGCGAAACCATCGATATCCACTGCGGCGGCCAGGATTTAATCTTCCCGCATCACGAAAATGAGATTGCACAGGCAGAGTGCTGCTCAGGCAAAGATTATGTTCATTACTGGATGCACAACGGTTACATCAATGTGGATAACCGCAAGATGAGTAAATCACTGAATAACTTTTTTACCACACGCGATGTGGCAAATAAATTTGGCTACGAGCCCATTAAGTTTATGATGTTGCAGGCACACTACCGCAGCCCCATCAACTATAGTATTGAGGTCATCGAGCAATGTCAGGCAGCACTTGCGCGTTTGCATACTTGCCGCGATAACCTGGATTTCGCACTGAAAAATGCGATTGATACCGTTGGTGAGGACGAAGCAGAACTTAAAAAACAACTGGAAGCACGCCGCGAGCAGTTCATCACAGCAATGGATGATGACCTGAATACCGCAGACGGTATTGCCGCTTTGTTTGATATGGCGCGTGACATCAATACCGTCATTGCCGAACCGCGCAGCAAAGACTATTTGGAGTTTGCTGCAGCTCTGTTTGATGAACTTACCGATGTACTCGGTTTGCTCTACAACCGCAAAAATCAGAGTATCGATGCCGAGGTGGAAGCACTGATTGAGCAGCGGCAGGAGGCAAGAAAAAACAAAGACTTTAAAACCGCAGATGAAATTCGCGATAAACTCAAAGATATGGGTGTGGTACTGGAAGATACACCGCAGGGTGTGAAATGGAGTTTGGCAAAGTGA
- a CDS encoding peptide ABC transporter substrate-binding protein, whose amino-acid sequence MKKLISLLLATVFLLTSFVSCGKKDKTGYTVKYDLTDVPRSLDPQLATTSESLMVVENTFEGLLRQGKNGELIPGVATDYKVSEDGLTYTFELRKNATWSDEENTPVTAHDFVFAFQRVVDPATNSAGASNLLCVENAPKILRGELPTSALGVSAQGDYTFIVKLETPNPFFAEIVTSSIAMPCNEEFFLSTKGRYGLNPEYLIFNGPFIVKNFDEQRRMTLRANENYHSGTPVTAGGVDLYFQFDDKPDKDNPNSVLQTGVQKLLERFYTGKTDAAPITYSDVEILKAENKAAIYSFENTVWGLAFNCTTNTYGNEKIRRAIMLSINTDALTPSISGNLSPANSIVPSAVTMLNKTYREIAGYDLRTKRDPALAKKLLEEGLAELEANKLSKTTIICPDTGGYAPILSVLQRQLQENLGIFINLEPMPMDALNAKVRSGDYMLALVPLTAGRNNPDAVLSTFAGYSNQNITGYSNTVYDKILTDAMVADDIAKASLLYKQAESMLMDSAVFLPLAFETSYYAASPNVKDLIFSPFSYKVFFKYAQEAGK is encoded by the coding sequence GTGAAAAAACTGATATCTCTGCTGCTTGCCACAGTTTTTTTGTTGACAAGCTTTGTTTCTTGCGGTAAAAAAGATAAGACCGGCTATACAGTAAAATATGATTTAACCGACGTACCGCGCTCCCTCGACCCTCAGCTTGCAACCACCAGCGAATCACTGATGGTTGTTGAGAATACCTTTGAGGGGTTGTTGCGCCAAGGTAAAAACGGCGAACTCATCCCCGGTGTTGCCACCGATTACAAAGTGTCGGAAGATGGGCTTACATATACGTTTGAACTGCGAAAAAACGCAACGTGGAGTGACGAAGAAAATACCCCCGTGACCGCCCATGATTTTGTATTTGCCTTTCAGCGTGTGGTCGACCCTGCAACAAACAGCGCTGGTGCCTCCAACTTGTTGTGTGTGGAAAATGCCCCCAAAATATTACGAGGGGAACTTCCCACGTCGGCTCTGGGAGTATCTGCTCAAGGCGACTACACGTTCATTGTAAAACTTGAAACTCCGAACCCGTTCTTTGCCGAAATTGTCACATCCTCCATTGCTATGCCCTGCAACGAAGAATTTTTTCTCTCAACAAAAGGGCGATACGGTCTGAACCCCGAATATTTAATATTCAACGGTCCGTTCATCGTCAAAAACTTTGATGAACAGCGCAGGATGACTCTGCGAGCCAATGAGAATTACCACTCAGGCACTCCGGTTACCGCAGGAGGTGTCGACCTCTATTTTCAATTTGATGACAAACCCGATAAAGATAACCCCAATTCCGTATTACAAACGGGTGTACAAAAATTGCTTGAACGTTTCTATACAGGCAAAACGGATGCAGCACCTATCACTTATAGCGATGTGGAGATCCTAAAAGCTGAAAATAAAGCTGCTATCTACAGTTTTGAAAATACGGTATGGGGGCTTGCATTTAACTGCACCACCAATACTTACGGCAACGAAAAAATCCGCCGTGCAATTATGCTTTCCATCAACACCGATGCACTTACGCCATCTATTTCGGGGAATCTCTCTCCTGCCAATTCCATTGTACCATCCGCAGTTACCATGCTAAATAAAACTTACCGCGAAATTGCAGGATACGATTTGCGTACCAAACGAGACCCTGCCTTGGCAAAAAAATTGCTGGAGGAAGGGCTTGCCGAGTTAGAGGCAAACAAGCTTTCTAAAACTACGATCATCTGCCCTGATACAGGCGGCTACGCGCCTATTCTGAGTGTTTTACAGCGGCAACTGCAAGAGAATTTAGGCATCTTCATCAACTTGGAGCCAATGCCGATGGATGCACTGAATGCCAAGGTTCGCAGCGGCGATTATATGCTCGCTTTGGTACCGCTTACTGCTGGGCGTAACAACCCCGACGCTGTGTTGAGCACGTTTGCCGGTTACTCCAATCAGAATATCACGGGGTATTCGAACACGGTGTACGATAAAATTCTTACCGATGCGATGGTTGCGGATGATATTGCAAAAGCGTCACTGCTGTATAAACAAGCCGAAAGCATGTTGATGGACAGCGCAGTGTTTCTGCCGTTGGCATTTGAAACCTCGTACTATGCAGCCTCGCCCAACGTAAAAGATTTAATCTTTTCACCCTTTTCGTATAAGGTGTTCTTTAAGTATGCTCAAGAAGCCGGTAAGTGA
- a CDS encoding glutamine synthetase III: MDIIEIFGSKVFGETEMRQRLPKRVYDSLKHTNREGAPLDPAIAEVVAGAMKDWAVENGATHYTHWFQPMTNITAGKHDSFLTPTSDGSIILEFSGKSLVVGEPDASSFPNGGLRNTFEARGYTAWDPTSPAFIRDHTLYIPTAFCAYTGEALDMKTPLLRSMQTLSAEALRILHLFGNNTSHRVIPTVGAEQEYFLVDRNLYEKRLDLKICGRTLFGAKPPKGQELDDHYCGRIRLRVAEFMEKLDKELWSLGVTSKTKHNEAAPAQHELAPVFASANIACDHNHLTMEMMRITAKKLELACLLHEKPFAGVNGSGKHNNWSLSTDDGLNLLDPGKTPWENVQFLTFLCAVITAVHEYSDLLRLSATSAGNDHRLGGYEAPPAIISIFLGEQLTHILTDIANGKDVDVPAAVSLQMGVETLPNLNRDESDRNRTSPFAFTGNKFEFRMVGSSQSIALANVMLNAAVADVLHNYADRLAQSDDFDTELKAIISDTVRDHSAVIFNGNNYSAEWVEEAKRRGLPNLANTVDAIEAMIDCKNINLFERTGIFSESECRSRYDIMLENYCKVVSIEAATMLEMAKRQIFPACVKYAGDIATSFNAMSTAGLGAASVKKHLALLDELIGDIQDHICALEDAYAYAQGIACHKDHAVAMRNCVLPAMDTLRASCDRMETIVDYDCWPMPTYTDLLHRV, encoded by the coding sequence ATGGATATTATCGAGATTTTTGGAAGCAAGGTGTTTGGCGAAACCGAAATGCGCCAGCGCCTGCCCAAACGCGTTTACGACAGCCTAAAGCACACCAACCGCGAAGGTGCGCCGCTTGACCCTGCCATAGCAGAGGTGGTAGCGGGTGCTATGAAAGATTGGGCGGTTGAAAATGGCGCCACCCATTATACCCACTGGTTTCAACCTATGACAAATATTACAGCGGGCAAGCACGACAGCTTTCTTACCCCGACGAGCGACGGCTCTATTATTTTAGAGTTTTCGGGCAAAAGCCTTGTTGTCGGCGAGCCCGATGCCTCCAGCTTCCCCAACGGGGGGCTGCGCAACACCTTTGAGGCACGCGGCTATACCGCATGGGACCCAACCTCGCCCGCGTTTATCCGCGACCATACCTTATATATACCCACCGCCTTTTGTGCGTACACGGGTGAAGCGTTGGATATGAAAACGCCTTTGCTGCGCTCTATGCAGACTTTATCTGCAGAGGCATTGCGCATTTTACACTTGTTCGGCAACAACACATCTCACCGCGTTATTCCTACAGTAGGTGCCGAGCAGGAATATTTTTTGGTTGACCGCAATTTATACGAAAAGCGGCTCGACCTTAAAATTTGCGGCAGAACGTTGTTCGGTGCAAAGCCCCCAAAAGGGCAGGAGCTTGACGACCATTACTGCGGCAGAATTCGTCTGCGTGTAGCAGAGTTTATGGAAAAGCTGGACAAAGAATTGTGGAGCCTTGGCGTAACATCCAAAACCAAGCACAACGAGGCTGCGCCCGCACAGCATGAGCTAGCACCTGTGTTTGCAAGTGCCAACATCGCGTGCGACCACAATCACCTCACCATGGAAATGATGCGGATTACCGCAAAAAAACTGGAGCTTGCCTGCCTGCTGCATGAAAAACCATTTGCAGGCGTAAACGGCAGCGGCAAACACAACAACTGGTCGCTCTCCACCGATGACGGGCTGAATCTGCTCGACCCCGGCAAAACCCCGTGGGAAAACGTACAGTTTCTTACCTTTTTGTGTGCGGTCATCACCGCAGTGCACGAATACAGCGATTTACTGCGTCTTTCTGCCACCAGTGCGGGCAACGACCACCGTTTGGGCGGCTACGAGGCTCCGCCTGCTATCATATCCATTTTTCTCGGTGAGCAGCTCACTCACATCTTAACCGATATTGCCAACGGCAAGGATGTGGACGTGCCCGCTGCTGTTTCGCTGCAAATGGGTGTAGAAACTCTGCCCAACCTAAACCGCGACGAAAGTGACCGCAACCGGACATCTCCGTTTGCTTTTACCGGTAATAAGTTCGAGTTCCGCATGGTGGGGTCTTCCCAATCCATAGCGCTTGCCAACGTGATGCTGAACGCAGCGGTTGCCGATGTACTGCATAATTATGCCGACCGCCTTGCTCAGTCGGACGATTTTGATACCGAGCTGAAGGCAATTATCTCTGATACAGTTCGCGACCACAGTGCTGTTATTTTTAACGGGAACAACTATTCGGCAGAGTGGGTAGAAGAAGCGAAACGCCGCGGTTTGCCCAACCTCGCCAACACCGTTGATGCCATTGAGGCAATGATTGACTGTAAGAACATCAATCTGTTTGAGCGTACCGGCATTTTCTCCGAATCAGAATGCCGCAGCCGCTACGATATTATGCTCGAGAATTACTGCAAGGTTGTCTCTATCGAGGCCGCCACCATGCTCGAGATGGCAAAACGCCAAATCTTCCCCGCATGTGTAAAATACGCAGGCGATATTGCCACATCTTTTAATGCGATGAGTACCGCCGGGCTGGGGGCAGCATCGGTAAAAAAACACCTTGCTCTTTTGGACGAACTGATTGGGGACATACAGGATCACATTTGTGCACTTGAGGATGCCTACGCCTACGCACAAGGGATTGCATGCCATAAAGATCATGCCGTTGCTATGCGCAATTGTGTGTTGCCTGCAATGGATACACTGCGCGCAAGTTGCGACCGTATGGAAACGATTGTAGACTACGACTGTTGGCCGATGCCGACTTATACCGATTTACTGCACCGCGTATAA
- a CDS encoding N-acetyltransferase, whose product MEFGKVIRKISMLDIPRVMDIWLNATIQGHPFIPEDYWYNNYDTVKNVWIPSSDTYVDEREGKVLGFVSVLDNTLIGALFVDFEQQGIGIGTALINYIKNLYSPLTLEVYKENRNAVRFYRSCGFVIADEKKAEDNDHILYVMAWTKE is encoded by the coding sequence ATGGAGTTTGGCAAAGTGATTCGAAAAATCAGTATGCTGGATATTCCACGCGTGATGGATATTTGGCTGAACGCCACAATTCAGGGGCACCCGTTTATCCCTGAAGATTACTGGTACAACAACTACGATACCGTCAAGAATGTTTGGATACCCTCCTCCGATACTTATGTGGATGAGCGGGAAGGCAAAGTGCTTGGCTTTGTGAGTGTACTGGATAATACGCTGATTGGTGCGCTGTTTGTCGATTTTGAACAACAGGGCATCGGCATTGGCACTGCATTGATAAACTATATAAAAAACTTGTATAGCCCCCTTACACTGGAGGTATACAAAGAAAACCGCAATGCTGTACGGTTTTATCGGTCTTGCGGGTTTGTTATCGCGGATGAAAAGAAAGCCGAAGACAACGACCACATCCTGTATGTTATGGCGTGGACAAAAGAATAA